A single window of Aphidius gifuensis isolate YNYX2018 linkage group LG1, ASM1490517v1, whole genome shotgun sequence DNA harbors:
- the LOC122856938 gene encoding b(0,+)-type amino acid transporter 1: protein MQAPFKRATLGQESTKTTDSLSNENEKLESNSWRNRWKLRNNNETTENNDISSSSKIGTNENNINELCRELEGSDPETNDPIHLKRRVGLVSGVALIVGTMIGSGIFVSPSGLLVRTGSIGISFLVWTGCGILSLFGALAYAELGTMNTSSGAEYAYFMDAFGAPPAFLFSWVSTLVLKPSQMAIICLSFSQYAVEAFSNECEPPQLLVKIIAILAILIILLINCYSVNLATGVQNAFTAAKLIAILVIIVGGTWSLAKGNTQHLNGAFQTMDGSDSVNIGRLATAFYTGLWAYDGWNNLNYVTEEIKDPSKNLPRSIMIGIPLVTVCYALINLSYLAVMSPTEMIESEAVAVTFGNRILGVMAWLMPLSVAVSTFGSANGTLFAAGRLCFAASRQGHLLDCLSYVHVRRFTPAPGLIFHSLVAAAMVISGNIDSLIDFFSFTAWIFYGGAMVALLVMRKTRPNHPRPYKCPLVIPILVLFISAYLIVAPIIDNPQIEYLYAAGFIAAGMFFYLPFVKYGYVPKFMEGVNVFLQMLLEVAPTAAAYD, encoded by the exons cTACCCTGGGACAagaatcaacaaaaacaacagattcattatcaaatgaaaatgaaaaattggaaAGTAATAGTTGGCGAAACAGATGGAAATTACGTAACAATAATGAAACAACAGAAAACAAtgatatatcatcatcatcaaaaattggaacaaatgaaaataatattaatgaattatgtAGAGAATTGGAGGGATCAGATCCAGAGACGAATGACCCTATTCACCTCAAGAGACGGGTGGGTCTCGTCAGTGGGGTGGCTTTAATTGTTGGTACAATGATTGGTTCTGGTATATTTGTATCACCATCTGGTTTACTTGTACGTACTGGTAGTATTGGTATTAGTTTTTTAGTATGGACTGGATGTGGTATATTATCTCTATTTGGTGCATTAGCATATGCTGAACTTGGTACAATGAATACAAGTAGTGGTGCTGAATATGCATATTTTATGGATGCATTTGGTGCACCAccagcatttttattttcttgggTATCAACACTTGTACTTAAACCATCACAAATGGCTATAAtatgtttatcattttcacAATATGCTGTTGAAGCATTTTCAAATGAATGTGAACCACCACAATtacttgttaaaattattgcaatattagcaatattaataatattattaattaattgttatagtGTTAATTTAGCAACTGGTGTACAAAATGCATTTACAGCAGCTAAATTAATAGCAATATTAGTTATTATTGTTGGTGGTACATGGTCACTTGCTAAAGGTAATACACAACATTTAAATGGTGCATTTCAAACAATGGATGGTAGTGATAGTGTTAATATTGGTAGACTTGCAACAGCATTCTATACTGGTTTATGGGCATATGATGGatggaataatttaaattatgttacTGAAGAAATTAAAGATCCATCGAAAAATTTACCAAGAAGTATTATGATTGGTATACCACTTGTTACTGTTTGTTATGcacttattaatttatcatatttggCTGTTATGTCACCAACTGAAATGATTGAAAGTGAAGCTGTTGCTGTT acATTTGGAAATCGAATATTAGGTGTTATGGCATGGTTAATGCCATTGTCTGTTGCTGTTAGTACATTTGGATCAGCAAATGGTACACTATTTGCTGCTGGAAGATTGTGTTTTGCTGCATCAAGACAAGGACATCTTCTTGATTGTTTAAGTTATGTTCATGTTAGGCGTTTTACACCAGCACCtggtttaatatttcattcattAGTTGCAg cTGCAATGGTTATATCAGGAAATATTGAttcattaattgattttttttcatttactgcATGGATTTTTTATGGTGGTGCTATGGTGGCATTATTAGTTATGCGTAAAACACGTCCAAATCATCCAAGACCATACAAGTGTCCACTTGTTATACCAAttcttgtattatttatatcagcGTACCTGATTGTTGCACCAATTATTGATAATCCACAAATTGAATATCTTTATGCTGCTGGTTTTATTGCAGCTggaatgtttttttatcttccaTTTGTTAAATATGGATATGTACCAAAATTTATgg agGGTGTTAATGTTTTTCTTCAAATGCTTCTTGAAGTTGCACCAACAGCTGCTGCCTATGATTAA